The sequence below is a genomic window from Cedecea neteri.
GATAAGCTTTATGAGCTGTGCGAAATCGCGCGTGAAGAGCTGACCGAAGGCGGCTACAACATTGGCCGCGTTATCGCCCGTCCGTTTGTTGGCGATAAAGCAGGTAACTTCCAGCGTACCGGCAACCGCCACGACTTAGCGGTCGAGCCACCTGCCGCCACCGTGCTGCAGAAGCTGGTTGATGAGAAGCATGGCCAGGTTGTTTCCGTGGGTAAAATTGCGGACATCTACGCCAACTGCGGCATTACTAAAAAAGTGAAGGCAACCGGTCTGGATGCGCTGTTTGATGCAACCATCAAAGAGATGAAAGAAGCCGGTGACGACACCATCGTGTTCACCAACTTCGTAGACTTTGACTCCTCCTGGGGCCACCGTCGCGACGTGGCTGGCTATGCGGGCGGCCTTGAGCTGTTCGACCGCCGCCTGCCGGAGCTGATGGCGCTGCTGAAAGAGGACGACATTCTGATCCTCACCGCTGACCACGGCTGTGACCCGACCTGGCAGGGTACCGACCATACTCGCGAGCACATTCCGGTGCTGATCTACGGCCCGAAAGTGAAAGCCGGTTCTCTTGGTCACCGTGAAACCTTCGCGGATATCGGCCAGACGGTAGCGAAGTACTTCGGTCTTTCCGACATGGACTACGGCAAAAACATGCTGTGATCCCTTTGGGCGGGCGGTTGCCCGCCTGATTGCTAACTTTTTAAATCAAGGAATACATAATGGCTACGCCACACATTAACGCAGAAATGGGCGATTTCGCTGACGTAGTACTGATGCCGGGTGACCCGCTGCGCGCCAAGCACATCGCGGAAACCTTCCTGGAAGACGTGCGTGAAGTGAACAACGTGCGCGGCATGCTCGGTTTCACCGGCACTTACAAAGGCCGCAAGATCTCCGTTATGGGCCACGGCATGGGCATCCCATCCTGCTCCATCTACGCGAAAGAGCTGATCACCGACTTCGGCGTGAAGAAAATCATTCGCGTGGGTTCCTGCGGCGCGGTTCGTGCAGACGTTAAGCTGCGCGACGTGGTTATCGGTATGGGCGCGTGTACTGACTCTAAAGTTAACCGCCTGCGCTTCAAGGATCACGACTTCGCGGCTATCGCTGACTTCGATATGGTT
It includes:
- the deoB gene encoding phosphopentomutase, with amino-acid sequence MKRAFIMVLDSFGIGATEDAERFGDVGSDTLGHIAEACAKGEADKGRKGPLNLPNLTRLGLVKAHEGSTGKVAAGMDGNAEVIGAYGWAHELSSGKDTPSGHWEIAGVPVLFDWGYFSDHDNSFPQELLDKLVKRANLPGYLGNCHSSGTVILDQLGEEHMKTGKPIFYTSADSVFQIACHEETYGLDKLYELCEIAREELTEGGYNIGRVIARPFVGDKAGNFQRTGNRHDLAVEPPAATVLQKLVDEKHGQVVSVGKIADIYANCGITKKVKATGLDALFDATIKEMKEAGDDTIVFTNFVDFDSSWGHRRDVAGYAGGLELFDRRLPELMALLKEDDILILTADHGCDPTWQGTDHTREHIPVLIYGPKVKAGSLGHRETFADIGQTVAKYFGLSDMDYGKNML
- the deoD gene encoding purine-nucleoside phosphorylase; its protein translation is MATPHINAEMGDFADVVLMPGDPLRAKHIAETFLEDVREVNNVRGMLGFTGTYKGRKISVMGHGMGIPSCSIYAKELITDFGVKKIIRVGSCGAVRADVKLRDVVIGMGACTDSKVNRLRFKDHDFAAIADFDMVRNAVDAAKALGVDARVGNIFSADLFYTPDPSMFDVMEKYGILGVEMEAAGIYGVAAEFGAKALTICTVSDHIRTHEQTTAAERQTTFNDMIKIALESVLLGDKE